One window from the genome of Gammaproteobacteria bacterium encodes:
- a CDS encoding class II fumarate hydratase: protein IKAACAHANCELGLMNDKMAEAISAAARSVAAGEFDRQFPVDVFQTGSGTSTNMNANEVIARLATQRLGATVHPNDHVNMSQSSNDVIPTAIHLSACLMLHERLLPALATLAEAIDRKGNEVKGVVKTGRTHLMDAMPVRLDQELSGWAAQVRLGVARLESTLPRLRQLAQGGTAVGTGINAHPELGNRVAAELTRETGVAFEPKPNLFEGLSSQDTAVEVSGQLKTLAVSLMKIANDLRWMNSGPLAGLGEIALPPLQPGSSIMPGKVNPVIPEAVAMVCAQVIGNDTTLTIAGQAGNFQLNVMLPVVAYNLLQSVEILSGAARALGEKAIAGFTVNDKNIQQAIDRNPILVTALNGVIGYERGAAIAKLAYAQGRPVIEVAREKTDLSEDELRRLLNPEQLTRGGIGAGE, encoded by the coding sequence GATCAAGGCCGCCTGCGCGCACGCGAACTGCGAGCTGGGCCTGATGAACGACAAAATGGCGGAAGCGATCTCGGCAGCGGCGCGGTCCGTGGCCGCGGGCGAATTCGACCGGCAGTTCCCGGTCGATGTATTTCAGACCGGGTCGGGCACCAGCACCAACATGAACGCCAACGAGGTGATCGCGCGACTGGCGACGCAACGGTTGGGCGCAACCGTGCACCCGAACGATCACGTCAACATGAGCCAGAGTTCGAACGACGTGATCCCCACCGCGATTCACCTGAGCGCCTGCCTGATGCTGCACGAGCGCCTGCTGCCGGCACTTGCCACGCTTGCTGAGGCAATTGATCGTAAAGGCAATGAGGTCAAAGGCGTGGTGAAAACCGGGCGCACGCATCTCATGGATGCCATGCCCGTTCGTCTGGATCAGGAATTGAGCGGGTGGGCGGCGCAGGTAAGACTCGGCGTGGCGCGGCTGGAATCGACTCTGCCGCGGCTGCGTCAGCTTGCGCAAGGCGGCACGGCGGTCGGTACCGGCATCAACGCGCATCCCGAGCTCGGCAATCGCGTCGCCGCCGAGCTGACCCGCGAGACCGGCGTGGCGTTCGAGCCAAAACCAAATCTGTTCGAGGGCTTAAGCAGCCAGGACACGGCAGTGGAGGTCAGCGGTCAGCTCAAAACGCTGGCCGTGAGTTTAATGAAGATCGCCAACGATCTGCGCTGGATGAATTCCGGGCCACTGGCGGGTCTGGGCGAGATCGCCCTGCCGCCGCTGCAGCCCGGCAGCAGCATCATGCCCGGCAAGGTCAATCCGGTGATTCCCGAGGCGGTTGCGATGGTGTGCGCGCAAGTGATTGGGAACGACACGACCCTGACGATCGCCGGACAGGCCGGCAACTTCCAGCTCAACGTCATGTTGCCGGTGGTCGCCTATAATCTGTTGCAGAGTGTAGAAATTTTAAGCGGCGCCGCGCGGGCACTGGGCGAAAAGGCCATCGCCGGTTTCACCGTAAATGACAAAAACATTCAGCAGGCGATTGATCGTAATCCGATTCTGGTGACCGCGCTGAATGGCGTTATCGGTTACGAGCGGGGTGCTGCAATTGCCAAGCTGGCATACGCGCAAGGTAGGCCGGTCATCGAGGTCGCGCGCGAAAAGACCGACCTGTCGGAAGACGAGTTGCGCAGACTGCTGAATCCCGAACAGTTGACGCGCGGCGGGATCGGCGCCGGAGAATAA